GAGGGATTCGAGCCCGGGCAGGTGGCCGGCGAGGTGCTGAAAGGCTGGCGCCGCGGCGAGCGCACGCTGCGCGCCGCCCGGGTGCTCGTCGCGCGGGCGCGGGGCTGACGCGTGGCCCGGCGCGATTACTACGAGGTGCTAGGGGTCGCGCGCGGCGCCTCGGAGGAGGAAATCAAGAAGGCGTACCGCAAGGTCGCCATGCAGCATCATCCGGACCGCAATCCGGGCGACAAGGACGCCGAGGCGAAGTTCAAGGAGGCGACCGAGGCGTACGAGGTGCTGCGCGATGCGCAGAAGCGGGCGCGCTACGATCAGTTCGGCCACGCGGCGGCCGGAGGCGCGGGTGGCGCTCCGGGCATGGGCGCCGAGTTCAGCGGTTTCGACCTTGCGGACGCGCTGCGGGCGTTCATGCGCGACTTCGGTGCCGGCGAGGGCGGTCTCGAGGACCTCTTCGGCGGCGGGCGGCCGGGCGCTCACGGCCAGAGCCGCGGCGACGACCTGCAGGTGCGATTGCCGCTGACGCTCGAGGAGATCGCCGAGGGCGTCGAGAAGAAGATTCGCGTCAAGCACCTCAAGAAGTGCGGGACCTGCGCGGGCCGGGGCGGCAAGGGCGAGAAGCAGTGCTCGCAATGCCACGGCCGCGGGCAGGTCCGGCGCGTGCAGCAGACCGTGTTCGGCCAGTTCGTGAACGTCTCGGCCTGCCCGCGTTGTCACGGCGAGGGCAGCATCGTCAGCGAACCCTGCCGCGCGTGCGGCGGGGAGGGCCGGGTGAGCGAGACCGAGACGGTCTCGGTCAAGGTCCCGGCCGGGGTCGCGAACGGGAACTACATCCCGCTGCGCGGACTCGGCGACGCCGGCCTGCGCGGGGGCCCGGCGGGCGACCTGGTCGTGCTGATCGAGGAGAAGGAGCACGACGTCTTCGCGCGCCACGACAGCGACCTGCTGCTCGAGATGCCCGTCGGCTTCCCGACCCTCGCGCTCGGCGGAAGGATCGAGGTCCCGCTGCTGGGCGGCGGCGTGCACGCGCTCGACGTGAGCGCCGGCACCGCCAGCGGGCAGGTGGTGCGCGTGCGCGGCAAGGGGCTTCCCGGGCTGCGCGGCGGCCGCGGGGACCTGCAGGTGCGGTTGCGCGTCTGGGTGCCTTCGCGGCTCGCCGCCGCGGAGAAGAAGCTGCTCGAAGAGCTGCGCCGCAGCGAGGGACTCAAGCCGCCGCGGGCGGCCCGCTCGCTGTTCGAGCGGGTGCGGGATGCGTTCGGAAGCTGACGGCGCTCCGTCGTTCGTGCACCTGCCGGGTCTGCGCGCGGCGGGTGGCGAGTTCGGGATCGCCGGCGACGAGGCGCACTACCTGCGCCGCGTGGTGCGCGTGCGCGCCGGCGAGCGCGTGACGGCGAGCGACGGCGAGGGCACGCTCGCCGAGCTGCGGGTCGTCACCCTGGACCCCGAGCTGCGTGTCGAGCGGAGCGCGCTGCGGCAGGTCGAGCGCCGGGGCCGGCTCGAAGTGTGGTGCGGCGCGCCGGAGGGCGATCGCGCCGACTGGCTGGTCGAGAAGCTCGCCGAACTGGGCGTGGCGACCCTGCGGCCCGTGGACGGCGAACGCGGCGGCTGGGAGCGCCTCACGCGACGGACGGAACGATGGGAGCGACTCGCGACCGCGGCCCTGCGCCAGTCCCGGTCCGCCTACCGGCTGGTGATCGCACCGCCCGCCCGACTCGACGAGACGATGGCCGCAGCCGGCGTGCTGGATGCCGCCTACCTCGCGGACGTCGCAGGCTCCCGTTTCGCGGCGCCTCCGTCGACCGGCCTGCTGCGGGTCGCGGCGGCCATCGGCCCCTCGAGCGGATTCTCGGCCGGGGAAATCAAACAGTTGGTGGACAAGGGGTTCGTGCCGACGCGACTGGCGGCTTCGAGGCTCAGGACCGAGACCGCGGCCGTGGCGATGGCGGCCGTGGTCGCGGCCGCCCTCCCGGCGCTCCTCGAGGTCGCGGGACCTTGACGCCCCTCGGGACACGGCCATAGACTCCGCTCCGCGTTTCGTGCCAGTTCCTGCGTCGGGCCACACGGCCCACCCACATCTCTCTTTCTCTCCGCAAAGGAAGATCGTCAGACGCGAGAGGGGGGAAGTTATTGCCTGGAATCAGGGTGAAGGAAGGCGAGTCCTTCGAGAGCGCCCTGCGTCGGTTCAAGAAGAAGTGTGAGAAGGCCGGCATCATGGCCGACCTGCGTCGGCATCAGCACTTCGAGAAGCCCAGCGAGCGACGCAAGCGCAAGCTGAACGCCGCCAAGCGGAAGAACACGGCGCGCAGGGCTCAGGAGAACTAGGCGCACTGAACGACCTGAACGGAATGACCTGGCTGGACTGGCTGTTGATCCTCCAGCTGGGAGTTCTCGCGGTTCGCGGACTCCTGCGCGGCACCATCGCGCAGGTTTTCGCTTTTCTCGGGATGGGCTTCGGCGTGTGGGCCGGAGTGCTGGTGGGGGGATGGATCGGCCACCACTGGTCCGGGGCGCATCCGGTGGCCCTTTATTTCGTCCTGCGCTGGCTCGTCGCCGGTCTCGCGGGCCTCGCCGTCGCGGCGGTCTTCCAGTGGTGGGGAGACACGATCGCGAAAGCGGCGCACGAGGGACCCTTCGGCTGGCTCGACCGGCTGAGCGGCGGTCTCATCGGGGCCGCGATGGGAGTGGCGATCGCCGCGGTGGTGATCCTGCTCCTGCTTCAGCCATCGCTGTTCGCCGCCACGGCGGGCGTCGCCGGGCGCGCGGCGTACGCGCGGCCGATGGTGCGAGCCGGGCTGGCGGTGACGAGTTCCGCTTCACGCCTGCCCGGCGGCGCATGGCTTCACGGAAGGTTCGCCGCGGCGGACGGCCGCCTGGGCGGACGCAGGCCGCCGGCGGAGGCGAAGCCGGCGCGCTGAACGCGCGCGGGCATGGCCCGGGCGCGGGGACCCGCCGCCCGCTGCGCTCGAGCGGCGGCGCAAAGTGCAGGACGGAGTGGATCGCGAATCGCTGATACGTCTCGAGTTCGAACGCGTCTGCGCGGCGATCGCGCAGCGCGCCGAATGCGATCGCGCGCGCGGCGCGCTCCTCGCCTGGAGCCCGCCGGACGATCGGGGGGTGCTCGCCCGCGAGGCGCGGCGGCTCGATGAAGCGCTGCGGCGGACGCGCGAGCCCGGCGCCTGGTGCGCGGTCGGGCGCGGCTCCGTCACGACCTGGCTCGATCCGGAATCCCGGGTGGACCTGGACGGCGCCGCGATGGTGACGATTGAGGGCTGGCTCGCCGCCGCGCGCGAGACGCGCGAGGCCTGGCAGGACGCGGGGCTTCGCGAGCGGTTCCGCGAGCTGTCCGACCTCGCCGATCGACTGCCGGAGCTTGAGCCGCTGCGCGTCGAACTGGCGCGCTCGCTCGCGCCCGACGGCACGGTTCGCGACGAAGCTTCGCCCGCCCTCCGGCGCGCCCGCGCGGGAGTGCTGGACGGCGAACGCCGGCTGCACGCGCAGCTGGAGCGCTGGGCCGCCGGTTTCGGCGAGGGCAGCTACGTCACCCGTTTCGCGGACCGATTCGTGGCCTGCATCCCGGCGGCCGGCTTCGCGCGCCGGCGCGGCATCGTGCACGACACCTCGAACAGCGGGCAGTCGCTGTTCGTCGAGCCGCTCGAGGCCTGCGACGGCAACAATCACCTGCTCGAGCTGCGCGCGACCGCGCAGGAGGAGGCGCTGCGCATCCTCCGCGAACTGGCCGGCGCGGTGGCCGGCGCGGGCGACGCGCTGCTCGAGACCGAAGCCGTGCTCGCCGACCTCGACGCACTGCGGGCCCGCGCCCGCTGGGCGGGAGAGTTCGGCGCGACGGTCGTCCCGGTCGCGGAAGGAAGCCTTCGACTGGTGCGCGCCCGGCACCCCCTGCTGGCCATGGGCGAGCGGCGCGACGACGTCGTCCCCCTCGACCTCGTGCTGGAACCACCGGGCCGGCTGCTGCTGGTGAGCGGGCCGAACATGGGCGGCAAGACGGTCCTTCTCAAGACCGTCGGCCTTGCGGTGGCGATGGCCCACGCCGCGCTGCCCGTGCCGGCGGAGGAGGGGAGCCGGGTGCCGCCGATGGACCATCTGATCGTGGACCTGGGCGACGGACAGTCCGTGGACCAGGGACTGTCCACGTTCGCGGCGCACCTTCGCCGGCTGCGGCGGATGGCCGAAGTCGCGGGGCCCCGCAGCCTGCTGCTCGCGGACGAACTCGGCGCGGGCACGGATCCGGAGGAGGGCGCCGCGCTCGGTCGCGCGCTGGTCGAACACTTCGCGGCGCGCGGGGCGTGGGGCGTGCTGACGACCCACCTGGGAAGCCTGAAGCGCGTGGCGGGCGAAGTGGCGGGCGTCGTCAACGGCTCGCTCGAGTTCGACCTCGCCACGCTGACGCCCCGCTACCGCT
The DNA window shown above is from Candidatus Eisenbacteria bacterium and carries:
- a CDS encoding Smr/MutS family protein is translated as MDRESLIRLEFERVCAAIAQRAECDRARGALLAWSPPDDRGVLAREARRLDEALRRTREPGAWCAVGRGSVTTWLDPESRVDLDGAAMVTIEGWLAAARETREAWQDAGLRERFRELSDLADRLPELEPLRVELARSLAPDGTVRDEASPALRRARAGVLDGERRLHAQLERWAAGFGEGSYVTRFADRFVACIPAAGFARRRGIVHDTSNSGQSLFVEPLEACDGNNHLLELRATAQEEALRILRELAGAVAGAGDALLETEAVLADLDALRARARWAGEFGATVVPVAEGSLRLVRARHPLLAMGERRDDVVPLDLVLEPPGRLLLVSGPNMGGKTVLLKTVGLAVAMAHAALPVPAEEGSRVPPMDHLIVDLGDGQSVDQGLSTFAAHLRRLRRMAEVAGPRSLLLADELGAGTDPEEGAALGRALVEHFAARGAWGVLTTHLGSLKRVAGEVAGVVNGSLEFDLATLTPRYRFRAGVPGASHALAVAARLGFEPAVLERAAALTSDESRALERLLSELGDALVATGEERAALATARREADDAAAAHRRAAEDARRELAGMRRRLTGESEALLARARELWQDLQREARRAEKSAVAAQEARGRLEAIERETAELASRVAPAAAPPAGAPAGEIAVGKRVRVADLGIEAEIESLPDADGRLTLRRGSWSIQSHVSKLLAPSAEHAAPTRPAGASYDSAPEVPRLEVDLRGMEPDDALREVDQALDRAALASFHELRIIHGIGRGVLRAAVERHLKSHPQVESQRMGEGREGGRGVTVARLR
- a CDS encoding CvpA family protein; protein product: MTWLDWLLILQLGVLAVRGLLRGTIAQVFAFLGMGFGVWAGVLVGGWIGHHWSGAHPVALYFVLRWLVAGLAGLAVAAVFQWWGDTIAKAAHEGPFGWLDRLSGGLIGAAMGVAIAAVVILLLLQPSLFAATAGVAGRAAYARPMVRAGLAVTSSASRLPGGAWLHGRFAAADGRLGGRRPPAEAKPAR
- the rpsU gene encoding 30S ribosomal protein S21, with protein sequence MPGIRVKEGESFESALRRFKKKCEKAGIMADLRRHQHFEKPSERRKRKLNAAKRKNTARRAQEN
- a CDS encoding RsmE family RNA methyltransferase, which produces MRSEADGAPSFVHLPGLRAAGGEFGIAGDEAHYLRRVVRVRAGERVTASDGEGTLAELRVVTLDPELRVERSALRQVERRGRLEVWCGAPEGDRADWLVEKLAELGVATLRPVDGERGGWERLTRRTERWERLATAALRQSRSAYRLVIAPPARLDETMAAAGVLDAAYLADVAGSRFAAPPSTGLLRVAAAIGPSSGFSAGEIKQLVDKGFVPTRLAASRLRTETAAVAMAAVVAAALPALLEVAGP
- the dnaJ gene encoding molecular chaperone DnaJ, yielding MARRDYYEVLGVARGASEEEIKKAYRKVAMQHHPDRNPGDKDAEAKFKEATEAYEVLRDAQKRARYDQFGHAAAGGAGGAPGMGAEFSGFDLADALRAFMRDFGAGEGGLEDLFGGGRPGAHGQSRGDDLQVRLPLTLEEIAEGVEKKIRVKHLKKCGTCAGRGGKGEKQCSQCHGRGQVRRVQQTVFGQFVNVSACPRCHGEGSIVSEPCRACGGEGRVSETETVSVKVPAGVANGNYIPLRGLGDAGLRGGPAGDLVVLIEEKEHDVFARHDSDLLLEMPVGFPTLALGGRIEVPLLGGGVHALDVSAGTASGQVVRVRGKGLPGLRGGRGDLQVRLRVWVPSRLAAAEKKLLEELRRSEGLKPPRAARSLFERVRDAFGS